The Treponema sp. Marseille-Q3903 genomic interval TGCCGAAGCCGATGACCGCGAATTTTATCTTAAAAATGCTCTTGAACCATTGAAGACAAAGTACGATTATATCCTGATAGATTGTCCGCCTTCTCTTGGATTGCTCACTTTGAACGGACTTGCCGCGGCTGATTCAGTTCTTGTCCCGATGCAGTGTGAATATTTTGCCCTAGAAGGTATTACTCTTTTGCTCCAGACTGTTCAAAAAGTGCAGAAGAACATAAACCCGTCTCTTACAATCGGCGGAGTATTCTTTACGATGTTCGATTCACGCACGCGGCTCGCACAGGACGTTGTCATGCAAGTTAAATCGTATTTTAAAGATGTCGTTTTCAACACAATAATTCCACGCAACGTACGGCTTTCCGAAGCTCCGTCTCATGGACTTCCGATATGTAAATATGACCCATCTTGTGTTGGGGCGCGCAGTTATGAAAAATTAGCAGAAGAGGTGATTTGTCGTGGCTAGAAATGCATTAGGAAAAGGTCTTGGTGCATTGCTCGGAGAGAACCTTGCTGCATCACAGGGGACTGATGTTTCAAACGGAAATTCACTGTCAGAAAAAGTTAGAAACAGCAGCATTCCGCCGGAGATTACAGTAAAAGAAGACGGAAGCATGTGGATTGATCCATCTCTTTTAAAACCGAATCCGAAACAACCCCGTGTCGAGTTCAATCAAAAAAAACTAGATGAGCTTTCTGAATCTATAAAAGAGCATGGAATCATCGAGCCAATCGTGATTGAAGCTGCTGAAAACGGTGAGTTTATCATAATCGCCGGTGAGCGCCGTTCTCGTGCTTCAAAAATGGCAGGTCTTACAAGCGTGCCGGTCTTGCTGAGAAAATTCGACGAACAGCAAAAGCTCGAAATCGCCTTGATTGAAAATATACAGCGCGCCGATTTGAACCCAATCGAAGAAGCGATGGCGTATTACAACTTGATTCAGCTTAGTGATTTGAGTCAGGATGAAGTTGCAAAACGCGTTGGGAAAGCCCGCGCTACTGTCGCAAACGCTATTCGCCTTTTAAAACTCCCAGAAGATATTCAAAAATCACTTGTAAATGGGCAAATCACTTCTGGACACGCACGCGCCTTGCTGATGGTAAAAAATGATGCAGATATGCGAGTCATGTTTGGCAAAATCATAGGTTCCGATCTTTCTGTCCGAGAAGCGGAAGCTTTGGCAGACCAGTACAACAACGGTAGTCGAGCGGCGGCAAAAAAAGAAGAAAAGAAACCTGTAAAAAAAGACGCTGATGTATTAAGTTTTGAGCAAGAGCTCCGCAATATATTTGGAACTCGCGATGTGTCTCTCAAAGGCGATATAAACAAAGGTTCTATCGTAATTGGATACTCAAATAAAAAGGACTTCGATAGAATCTACGAAGTCCTCCTATCTAAAAAATAATTTTAATTTGATTTATTTTCACGTTTAGCAGCTTTCGTAGTTATTTGTCTATTACTAGAAACGCTTTGTTGCATTCGTAAATCTGGCAGATATCTTCTTTACTTGCGATTTCCCAAGGAGCGTGCATGCTCAAAACTGCGACACCTGCGTCTAAAACGTCCATTCCGTATTTTGCTGCATGATATGCTATTGTTCCACCGCCACCTTGGTCTACTTTTCCAAGCTCAGCCATCTGGTAATTCACGTTAGCTTTGTTCATTGCGTTGCGAACGATTGCGATGAATTCAGGGTTCGCGTCAGAAGCGCTATATTTTCCGCGGCTTCCGGTATATTTTTGGAATGCGACACCGCCGCCGAGCATGCTTGAATTTTCTTTATCATAAAGATTTGCGTTTATCGGATCGTAGGCTGCGTTTACGTCAGAGGAAAGCATGCAACTGCGCTCAAGGCATCTTCTCAGAGTCAATTCGCTGTAAGCAGGTTCTGTGCGTGCGACAATTTCCGCAACCATGTTTTCAAAAAGGTTAGAAGCCATTCCTGTAGCGCCGACGCTTCCAATTTCTTCTTTGTCTACGCAGAGGCAGCAAGTTGTGCGTTTTTGAGCGCGAGTTTCAATCATGGCGGCAACAGATGTGAAAGCACACGAACGGTCATCTTGACCGTATCCAAGAATCATCGAGCGGTCTAGCCCTAAGTCACGAGCTTTTCCAGCCGGCACGATTTCAAGCTCTGCAGACTCAAGGTCATTTTCTTCAATTCCGTATGCTTCTTTCAAAATAGCCAATATCGTTTTTTTGCTTTTTTCTTTAGCGTCTTTTTTTTCGTCTTTTGATTGATTTTCATCGCGTTTTGCAGGAGGAACAAAGCCGAGTATGACGTCGAGGTCCTCTCCTTTTATGAAATCGCTTGCTTTATCTTTCATCTGTTCTTGCGCAAGGTGAGGAAGGATGTCGGAAATGCAAAAAACAGGGTCATCTTGATTTTCTCCGATAACAACATTCACTGTCTCACCATTTTTTTTACATATAACGCCGTGAATTGCAAGCGGAATTGCAGTCCACTGATACTTTTTTATACCGCCATAATAGTGAGTGTTCAGATATGTAACAAAATCTTTTTCATAAATAGGATTTTGTTTTGCATCGAGTCTCGGAGAATCGATGTGTGCACACAGGATATTCATTCCGTTTTCAATTTGTCCAACTCCAATTTCAAAAAGAGCGACAGCTTTGTTCATCTTTGTGATGTAGACTTTATCACCTGATTTGAGGTTTTTAAATTCGGAAACGTCTTTGTAGCCGTTTTCCCGAGCCATTTTTACAATTTCTGAAACACATTCGCGTTCAGTCTTTCCTTTGTTCAAGAAGTTTTTGTAGTCAACTATGAGTCGCTCGTTAATTTTAGTAACTTCCATAAAAATATCTCCAAAAAAGTTATTTAATATATCTGACAGAATTGCGCTCAATCAAATTGCAAGGCACAAAATATTTTTGAGTCGCCACATCTTTGTCAGATTCAATTTGATTTAGCAGAAGTTCTGCCGATTTTTTACCTATTTCAACAAGAGGAATTTCCATAGTCGTCAAACTCGGCTTTAGGTATCTTGAAAGCGTGCGGTTATCAAATCCGACTATAGAAACGTCCTTTTGAGGTGTTTTTCCAATCTCGTTTAGGTAGGAGTAAACTCCTGCAGCCATGAGGTCATTGAGGCAAAAAATTGCCGAAAATTCTTTTTTTGAATTAAATATAACTCTGCAGGCATTGTACCCGGAGTCGCTCATCCAGTCACCATATACAATAATCTCGTCGTCTATTTTCAGTCCATTTTCTGCGGCAGCTTGTTTAATTCCCTCAAGTCGCCTCACGGTGTGAATATTGTCTTTTTTACCTGCGACGACTGCGATGCTTTTGTGTCCGTTTTTTATAAGATATTGAGTCATATTGGATGCGGATTTAACATCGTCTATTTCAACTGTCGAAATTCCTGGCACATCTGTAAACGCATATGATATGACAAAAGGAATATTCAGGTCGCTAGGAATGCAGTTTATGTCTCTTGAGTGACCTGCAACGTAAATAATTCCGTCTACTTTTATCGCAAGAAATTCTTCAATAGCACTTGAAACAGATTCTCTATATCCTTCATTCTGATACCATTTTGTTCCCCATTTGGAATAAAAACGGAGATTTTCTATTATCGTTTTGTAATTGTACTCTTCAAAATGAGACATAATCCCATCAACTATGCCGGGAGAACTGAACTCGGTTAAATCATCTAGTATAAGTCCAATAGAGTGAGTTTTAGAAGCCCTCAGACCTCGCGCCATATAATTCGGCTTGTAGCCTGTCTCTTTGATTACTTGTAAAATCCTCTTTCTCGTACTTTCTGAAACATTTTGCTTCCCATTTAAAATATTTGAAACTGTTGCAATTGAAACAGAACATCGTTCTGCTATTTCTTTTAAAGTGACCATCCGCCACAAATTATACCGTTTAAAGTGGACAACTGTCAAAATGTACAGTACAATAGTACTATGAAAAAGGCAATTTCTGTAATATTTTCATGTTTATTTGCTTGCGTAATATATGCACAGTCTGCAAATGTAATTACTGATATGTTGGAGAGCAGTGAAGTAACTTACGGGCATGTATGCTATATATCGGCACTTCAACAGGGACTGATCAATGAAAATACTTCTCTTGATGATGCGATAAAAGTATCTTATGACAAAGGGATTATCGATGAACTTGTAACTGCTGATACTGCGATTTCTGCTGCTGATTTAGCATATATTTATTCTAAACTATGGAATGTAAAAGGTGGGCTTATGTTTTTAATCACGAAAGGTTCACCAAGATATGCATTTAAACAGTTTCAAGCTGACGGTGTAATTCCAAGAACGATTGATCCGTCATATCACATTACAGGTGCTGAGGCGTTGAGCATCTACACGTCATGCCGTTCAAAGTACGGTAATTTTAGTCTCAAAGATGCAGACATGGAGATAGAGTAATATGAAAAAAATAATCACATCGTGCATAATTGCGCTTTCATGTTTGTTCTCCGCAGCTTATGCATTTTCATGGAACGGAGTTTTTGATAACAATACAAAAGCATATACTTCAAATTTTAAAAACTACTCTTTATCACAGTCAAATGATGTGTATCTTTCATTGAACGTTCCTTTTTCAAAAAATTGTTATATGATGACGGAGGGGTTGTTCAAATATGACCTTACTCTAAGTTCTGGCGGAGCTGTATTTACTCCTATTGTAGATTTAGATTTGTTAAAGTTTTCAAATTCCTATGCATTAGAAAACGGGACGCTCTCTTATTCAATCGGTCGTTTTAATTTTAATGAATCTTCCGGAACATATTTTACACAGTGTTCAGACGGTGCTTATATCACTTATGATTCTCTGAAAATAAAATACGGTCTATATGTCGGCTACACTGGATTGCTCAATTCATTAAATGTCGGCATGGAAGAAGAAAATCCGAATGCAAAAAATACAAAGTTTTATAACTTGTGTGTCGGTTACATTCCTATAAGTGCTGATTTTTTTTATAAGACATTGTTCGATACGAATAGAATCGGTTTGCAGATGAGCTATTTTTACAATACTCAAAAAGATGATTCAAACGGCATGTCAGATAAATTCTACGGAACTCTTTCATTAGGCGGCACTATTTCAACTATAGGTACGTATGATTTCAAAGGTACATTTGAATCTGTGGGATTTAAAACTGTCAGCATAGATTCAAAATTGGATTTGTCATTCTATATCGGAAAAATCGGCGTTGCAGGCGGCGGTATTGAATATATATCTGGTAAGCTGAGCGATTCATTTGTGCCGTTTACATCAATTACGGCGCGTTCCGTAACAAACGGTTCAGTAAAATCAGGGATTTTTCCAAAGTTGAACTGTGCAATTATCTACAACAACATGTATGCAACGTTTACGGAAAAACTTGTTTTGGCAATACCTGAAAAACAAATGTCGTTTCGCGGTTTTGATACAACAATCAATTTTGTCTGCAACATTTTTAGCGATCTTCAAGTCGGTTGTGATATTACTGCCTATATAGATATAATAGAAGCATCTTCTAGCAATTATACTGCTGCATTGAAAGCTTCTTTATCATTCTAGGTTAAGGGGGTTTTGAAATGAGGGAAAAGTTTAAAAAATTATTGATTTTAGGCATTGTGTTAGCAGCTGCAAGCGGACTTTTTGCAGAAGATGCTGTTATAACTTATGTAAAAGGTAAAGTTGAAGTAAAAAAAGGGCAGTCTTGGGTTTCTGTACAGCGAGGAGATAAAATCAAAAAATCTGATATTTTGAATACAGGTTTTGACTCAGAAGCAAAAATAAAACTTATAGACTCTGTTTTGTATATTGGTCCTGTCACTCGTATATCCTTGACAGAACTTTCGACAACAGGAAAAAAAGATAACGTCAGCATTTTTCTAAAAACAGGCGCCGTTCGTTCGAAGGTAAGCCATACGGAAGCTAAGCGAGTAAATTATACTGTTAATACAGCTGTGGCAGTCGCTTCTTGCCGCGGTACAGACTGGATCGTCGATGATTCAAACGTTGTAACATGTTTTGAAGGAGTCGTTGCAGTCGCACCTTATATTTCTGAAATAGAATCTTCTATCGCTCCGACAAGACTTTCATCAAGCAATAAAAAAGAAAGTGCAGGTGTTGCAGAAGATTCAGGAATAACTCCTACATCTGATGAAGGAATTCTTGTACAGGAAAATCAGACAATTTCCGTATCTGAAAATCAGACAGTATCGCCTGCCGTAAACAACACTGTTCAGTCCATAAACAGTTTAGCATCATCTGTTTCAACAGCAGCCGCACAAGAAACAGTATCGACCGATTTTGGCGCAAACCTCTTGTCTATAGACTCTCAAAATGGCAGAACAGTTGCAAAACCATCGGTTACCGTCCGTATCGCTTTTGAATAGTGGAAATAGAGACAAAAAATCAGATAATTTGATATAATGGAAGTCTGCAAAGGAACTCGAGAATCTTTTGCAGACTTTTTTTTATAAAATTTAATGAGTATTATTTCTGTAGAACATTTAAAATTTTCATATTCCCAAAAAGTTGTCATAGATGACGTTTCTTTCGCGATTGCGAAAGGTTCGTATACTTCAATCGTCGGCAAAAACGGGAGCGGAAAAAGTACTCTGGCACGGCTCATATGCGGGCTTGAAGAACCGTCTTTTGGGAAAGTTGAAATTCAACCGGAAAATAAAATCGGAATAGTTTTCCAATCACCAAAAGATCAGATTGTAAGTGGGATAGTTTCTCGCGATACTGCTTTCGGACCTCAAAATCTCGGGCTTAATCCAGGCGAAATTGAACTTAGGACAATTGAATCTCTCAACGTCGTAGATATGCTCGATAGGGCAGGAGATCCGACTGCGGCTCTTTCTCTCGGGCAAACTCAAAAAATCGCACTGAGCGGAATCTTAGCGCTCCGTCCAGAAATTTTGATTCTTGATGAAGCCGTCTCAATGATAGACTCTAAGTCTCGCTCAGACCTGCTTGATTTTATTGACTATTGGCATAAATGCGGCAACACAATTGTTCAAATCACACACGATATGGAAGTTGTTGAGCGCTCCGACAACATAATCGAAATTGAAAACGGAAAAGTTTCTTTTTATGGGACAAAAAATGCATATCTGGCAGATAAGAATAATGTTTTAAAAATTTCAGGTTCTCCTCTTCCTGTTACAGATAAAAAACTTCTTGCAGAAAAAATAAAAAACTCGTCTGCCGAGATGACTTTTTGTGTAAAAAACTTGAATTATGTGTACGGCAGCAAGAAAATAAATGGACACGGGATTTTCGATATCAGTTTTAATCTGTACAAAGGGACTCTCACGGCTTTAACAGGGCAGTCCGGCGCCGGAAAATCGACTATTTTGGAATTGTGCACAGGACTGTTAAATGCTGAAAGCGGCAAACTGTATGGCGCTCGTCCTGTTCTTGCCCAGCAGAATGCAAAAGCTGCCCTTTTTGAAACTTTTGCCGCCGATGATGTCGCTTTTGGTCCTCGAAATCTTGGAATAACAGGAAAAAACTTAAAGGGGCGTGTTCAAAAAGCGATGGATGATGCAGCGCTCCCGTATCAACAGTTTGGAGAAAAACGGACTTTTGAGCTTTCCGGCGGTGAACAGAGGAGGCTTTCAATCGCTGGAATTCTCGCTTTGGATTCAGATATCATATTTTTTGATGAACCGACAGCAGGGCTTGACTGTGCTGCTCGAAGCCAAGTTTTATATATGATGAAAAAACTTGCAGAAGAAGGAAAAACAGTTTTGTTCAGCACTCATCACTTTGATGAAGCGCAATTTGCCGACCGTGAAATTTACATAGAAAATGGTAAACTCGTAAAAGATACGGTAGGCGATGATACAGCATCCGATATTCCCGAATCGTTATCGGAGCTGTCAGCTAGTGAGTCTGCAAAACTTCTTGAAAATCTCCAATCAGTATCTTATAGCTTGTCATGTAGCAAAGAAAAAAAGAAATCGCCTGTTGAGCGACTGAGTGCATGGTTCAGAATAATTTTGTTTTCATTGCTTTTTGTTTCTTCCCTCGCAGCTCGTCCGGTATGGCTTTGCGCAATCATGCTTTTGATTTCTGTTATCTATGATGTTTTGTGTGGGTTCAGGCTTAAAAAACTTCTTATTTCAAGCCTTAAAATTTTACCTTTTCTTTTGTTTTTCAGCATTTTTCAGATGATTTTTTACCCTGCGTTAGAAGGAGAAATACATTTTACAAACTGGAAATGGTTTACGGTGACTCCGTCAAAAATCTTTTTTTGTCTCGCTGCGATTATCAGAACTGATGCTGCTCTTGCCTGCATTTCCGGATTATTTGTTTCGACTCCAGAATACGACTTGATCGATGGATTGAACGGAATTTTGTTGCCTCTTCAGTTGATTCATATTCCAGTCCGCCATTTTATATTAATTGTGGAAATTATTTTCAGATTTATTCCGCTTTTAGTTGATGAAGCGAGTTCTATCATAAAAACTCAAATAATACGCGGTGGTCTTGGGAAAGTCCATGGGAGAATGGCTAGAATTCGTGCCGCAATCCCACTAATAGTTCCTCTTATCATTCAGACAATAAAACGTTCCGAATCGCTCGCAGACGCTATCACGGTGAGGTGTTTTAAATGATTAATGGAATGAAAACGGACACGGAAACGCAAAACTCTGATATGCAAAACGATTTCAAAATGTGCCCGATATGCGGCAGCAAAAAAATCAAAAATCAAGAAAACAGAAAATGGATTTGCCCTGACTGTGGTTTTGATTTATACAAAAATGTTGCTGCGGCCGTCGGTGTCATAATCGAAGATAGTCATAAAAATATTCTGTTTGAAGTGCGCGCAAAAGAGCCTCGCAATGGATTTCTGGCGATACCGGGCGGCTTTATAGACTTTGATGAATCTGCTGAAGAAGCTTTATGCCGCGAATGTTTTGAGGAACTCGGAGTAAAGTTTGATCAAAATGACTTTCATTATATCTGCACTTTTCCGAATACTTACCCTTATAAAAAAATTGAATATAAAACATGTGATATTTTTTTTAAAGCGGAGTTGCCTAAAAAATACAATTCAATCGATGATTTTATAAAAGCGCTAAAACCGGAACAGAGTGAAGTTCTGACACTTTGTTCAAAAAGAGTTGCGACAGAAGAAGATATCGAAACGCTTCCGCTCGCATTTGAAAGCTCCGCAAAAGCTCTAAAAAAATATCTCGCTATGCAAAAAGGAGAATATAAACGATGAATTTTAAATTATTTGTATTGATTTTTGTTGTGGTTGCCATCTTTGCCATCAATATCGGCTACAGATTATATGTCAAATATATTTTGAAATATTGCGGAAAAGAGATATTTTCAACATATCATCCTAAAAGAAAGTACAAACTGAGCGTATTTTGCGGAAAAATCGTTTTAATATTGGCGATTGCCGTAACTCATTTCACTAATTTCAGCTTGTTTATCAGAATCGTATTAAATTGCTGTTACATTCTTGCTGATTATATAATTACACGTGAGTATTTTTTTACTAAAGATTCCGGCATATATGAAAATGGAATTATACAACGCTCCGTTTTTATAAAAATTGATGATATCGTCACATTCCCTGTCTTAAATCTCCCAAAGGAAGAGCAGGAGAATTACCCTGATTACACTCTGTCAGTTGCTACAAAATCAAAAGGCAATATTGATTTGATTTATAAAGACAAAGCAGAACGAGATTTTGTAGTGCGGAAATTGACTGAAATCGGAATTGTAAAAAAATGATGTCAACATCTGCCGTCTGCTGCCGGCAGGCTCCGACGTCGACTGATGATGACTGTTGCCGACCAACGTTCTTTAGCTAAAAATGTGAATACTCTAAATTTTACTGCATAGATTGACAAAAGTTACTTCTTTGTATATATTGAACATACATTTTTGGAGTGGTACCCAAGCGGTAAGGGACTGGTCTGCAAAACCATCATTGGTAGGTTCGACTCCTATCCACTCCTTATAGAAAGTTCAAAAATCACTTCGCATGAGGTGATTTTTTTTCTTGATTTTTTGATTTCTTGATTGAAAAACTTTGTATCAAAGGGATTTTTTGTCCCTTTTTTTCATCCCGTCGTAGCAAAGCTCCGGGGTGTTTATATATACGCCCTCTGGAAAATTTTGGTTTTTCAGAGGGTTTCTTTTTTTAATAAGAGGGAAATGTCTATAAAACTCTGCAAACCAAGCCTAATATGATGTGAAAAATGATGCGAAATATTGCAAATAATTTTTTCTTTGTATATTATAAGGACATTGTTTTTTCAACGTGTTTTGAAAATGCAATTCTCTGGAGAGTTCTCACATTCCTGTGGGACGCCGAAGGGTTAAGGGAAGATGTTCATATTATATGAAAGCTTCCCGATATCTCAGGCATAAGGGACGGAGCTAAAGAAAAAGTTCTATTCTGCTCTTTGGGGAGTTTGTTCGGTTCATTCTTTGATATCGGCAAACTCTATTTCTTTTTTAAAGGACATGTTTATGTTTGAAACAATCCTTAACACTATTGATGACGTTGTTTGGGGAATCCCGACAATCGCTCTTATTCTTGTGACCGGAATAGTGATGACGGTCGCAGCTCGCGGTATTCAGTTTACAAAACTGAGACGTGCTTTTAAAAGTATTTTTAAAGAGAATGAAGGTAAAGGAGAGCTTTCTGGATTTTCCGCTCTTTGTACTGCACTGTCTGCAACGATTGGTACCGGTAACATCGTAGGTGTTGCTACTGCCATTCTTGCCGGTGGACCCGGTGCCCTTTTTTGGATGTGGATTGCCGCTCTGCTTGGAACAGCTACAAAGTATGCTGAATGTATGCTTGCTATTAAATACCGTGAAGTCAAGGAAGACGGTCATGTGCTTGGAGGACCATTCTATGTGATTGAAAAAGGTATGGGCAAAAACTGGAAATGGCTTGCCGTTTTGTTTGCAATTTTCGGAACTCTCGTAGGACTTTTCGGCATCGGTACATTCACACAGGTAAACGGTATTTGCGGCGCTGTTCAAAACGCATTCGACCCTGAGAAAACTGCTGTTGCATTTACAATCGGTCAATATTCATATTCTTGGGCAACTGTGATTGCAGGTGCGATCATCACTGTCGGAGTTGCACTTGTAGTTATCGGCGGTCTTCAGCGAATCGCAAAAGTTGCAGAAAAAGTTGTTCCCGCTATGGCTATAATCTATGTATTTCTCGGTCTTTCGGTTATAATCATGAACGCTTCTAAAGTTCCGGCTGCTTTTGCTCTGATATTCAAAGGTGCATTTGGGTTTGATTCGGGCATTAAAGCAATTTCAGGTGCGGCTGCGGGAACAATCATCCGCATGGCGATGCAGAAAGGTATTGCTCGAGGTATTTTCTCGAACGAGGCAGGACTAGGATCGGCTCCAATCGCTGCATCGGCAGTCCAGACAAACGAACATGTCGAACAAGGCTTAGTAAATATGACCGGAACTGTAATCGATACGTTGATAATCTGTACAATGACAGGGCTTTCAATTGTGCTATCAGGAATCGATGTCTGGAACAGCGGTGCTACAGGGGCAGCACTTACCGCTAACGCATTTTCTGCAATGCTCGGTGGCGATGGTGTTTCTGTTCAGTTCTTGCTTATGATTTGTCTTGTATTTTTTGCATTTACGACTATTCTCGGCTGGGACTACTATTCTGAAAAATGTCTTGAATATCTGTCAAACGGAAATATGACTGTCGTAAAAATCTATCGTTGGCTTTATATTGCGGCAGTTGCGATTGGACCTTATATGACAATTTCCGCAGTTTGGACAATCGCCGATATCACAAACGGTTTGATGGCGATTCCAAACTGTATATCTTTGATTGTTTTAAGCGGAATTGTCGCAAAAGAAACAAAAGATTATTTTAATAGAGTTCCTGTACTCTAACACGATGATAAAACAGTCCGCATGCATTTTCATTTTTGCCTGCGGCTGTTTTATTTTAAATTTCACTAACTCCATCTCCACTTGAGCATGCAAAAAAATCACCTTCATACCCGATGACTCTTTTATAAGCGTCACCCGTATTTTTTATAAAAGAATCGATTGAATCTTTGTGAACGATCGCGATTGCGCAGCCTCCGAATCCTGCTCCTGTCATGCGCGCTCCTATGCAACCGTGCTGTTTAGATGCCTCGTCTACCAATGTGTCAAGTTCAATTCCTGTCACTTCATAGTCATCGCGTAAAGATGCGTGTGATGCGTACAAAAGCGTCCCCAATTCAGCAAGATTGTTTGCTTTCAGCGCATCTACGGCTTTTAATACCCTGTCCATCTCTGTTACACAATGTCGCACGCGTCTGTAAATCTCATCGTCTTTTATCAAAGGACCTGCTTCATCAAAAAGCTCTGGCGTTATAGCACAGAGGTTCGGAAAATCGTAACCGGCATCCTGCAAGATTGTCAAACCTTCTTCGCATTGGGCTCGCCGTTCGTTGTATTTTGAATCGGAAAGTTTGCGTTGTTTTTTAGAATTCATAACTATAAATCTGTAATCCCCAAGTTTCAACGGGACGTATTCGTGTTCGATTTTTGCGCAGTCGATAAGTTCAGCCGTATTTTTTTTAGCTGTCGCAATTATGTACTGATCCATGATTCCACAGTTCACGTTGATAAACTCGTGTTCACTCTTTTGCCCCATCAATGCAATTTTTTTTCGTGAAATATTGAAGCCGAAAGTCTCGTTTACAGCCCATGCAAATCCGCATTCCAAAGCTGAAGATGATGATATCCCTCCGGCACTCGGAATATTGCTCCCTATCAATACATCGAATCCGCAAGGGAACTCAAATCCGCTTTTTTTCATGCATGAAATAATTCCATTCAAAAAATTCGCATAATCGTTAGCGCTATCGAATATAAAATCATCATTTATATCAAAACTATAAGTGCCGGGAAAAAATAAATCGCTGTACACGATTTTCGTATCCGGTCTTTTGCGGATTGCGCAGTAAAGAAATCTGTCGATAGCTGTTGGGAGCACTTTTCCGCCGTTGTAGTCTATGTGTTCTCCAATGATATTGATGCGTGCAGGAGATTTGAATATTCGAACTCCATCTCCGAAGCCATATATTTTAATGAAATTTTCTTTTAATAATTTCGGTGTAATTGAAGTCTTTTCCATAAATAATCCTTTTTTTGAATACGGATACTTCAATCATAGAGCAGAAAACAGGTTTGTCAAGATTTTAAGATTCGCGATAGTTTTAAAAGCGGAGTTTCAAGAGATTATCTTTCCCTGATGATTTTTAATCCGATTTGCGTAATCAAACACATCCTCAAGAGGAGTTTCAAAATCCATCCCGCCTACGTGAAAATCGCTTCCAATCGAAAGGAGGCAATTGCAGTCGTGGATGTCTGAACCGCTTGTCATTGGAAAGTTGTATTTTTTTGCATAGATTTCTGCCAACTGATTCTCTTCTATCCGATTGCCACCATTGTAAATCTCAATTCCGTGAATATCGCGTGGGTGTAGGTGAATCGCTTTGATATAATCACGCAATCTAAAAGGATGCGCCTGAATCATAAGTCCACCGATTTTATCTACAGCGTTGAACAATTCCGAATGACACATTTTCTCAACTTCAGGATGAGATAGCAGCCATTTTTTATCTAAGCCGTATATTAAATAATCATCACCGTCAAAAGTTTGCTCCAGTCCAAAAAAAACTTTAAAACTGCCGCCATCGGCACTGTTTATTTCTTCTGCTGTTTCGAGAGCTTGTTCGTATCCTTTGCAGTAGAGTTCAATTCTTTCCTGCCACGGTAAATCAAAAGGAACTGCGGTGTTGCCGCCAAAAAAATGGTCTGTCACAAAAATGCCGTCGTATCCGATTTCTTTGTAAAGTTTTATATAGTCTTTGCCAAATGAGTTACCGCATGCACTT includes:
- a CDS encoding PHP domain-containing protein; its protein translation is MNTYRYETHLHTCQGSACGNSFGKDYIKLYKEIGYDGIFVTDHFFGGNTAVPFDLPWQERIELYCKGYEQALETAEEINSADGGSFKVFFGLEQTFDGDDYLIYGLDKKWLLSHPEVEKMCHSELFNAVDKIGGLMIQAHPFRLRDYIKAIHLHPRDIHGIEIYNGGNRIEENQLAEIYAKKYNFPMTSGSDIHDCNCLLSIGSDFHVGGMDFETPLEDVFDYANRIKNHQGKIIS